In Paenibacillus sp. G2S3, a single window of DNA contains:
- a CDS encoding ABC transporter permease subunit — MNLSLYKEMMRVNLKGIMNYAFGSAFYILFMIWLYPGIAGSTQAIDDLIKAMPEGVGKAFGLNSGFTSAEAFISGEYYGLILVLILSIVCVQMSTQLMARLVDRGSMAYLLITPTTRRKVATTQVLVLTTALLLIMGVTTLAGLLGKAWFLGSEYEFNSGRFVQLNTVAFLLFFAVGGLTFLVSSVCNDEKKALGISGAITFGFFTLDLLGKISDKLEGLRYLTLFSFYQPGKIVQGNVEIIQVSSWLLLIGVLAFALGIELFKRRDLSL; from the coding sequence ATGAATCTTTCACTCTACAAAGAAATGATGAGGGTAAACCTCAAAGGCATTATGAATTACGCCTTCGGTTCTGCCTTCTATATTCTGTTTATGATCTGGCTATATCCCGGGATCGCCGGAAGTACACAAGCCATTGATGACCTCATTAAAGCTATGCCGGAAGGTGTGGGTAAGGCCTTTGGGTTAAACAGCGGCTTCACCAGTGCTGAAGCCTTTATCTCTGGAGAATATTATGGACTTATTCTGGTACTGATTCTATCCATTGTATGTGTACAAATGTCCACGCAGCTCATGGCCCGGCTCGTGGATCGCGGCTCTATGGCTTATCTGCTTATAACACCAACTACGCGGAGAAAAGTAGCTACCACGCAGGTGCTTGTACTCACGACAGCTTTGCTTCTGATTATGGGTGTAACCACCCTCGCTGGATTATTAGGTAAAGCATGGTTCCTCGGCAGTGAATACGAATTTAACAGCGGCCGATTTGTTCAGCTGAATACCGTAGCCTTTTTATTGTTTTTTGCCGTTGGGGGACTTACTTTTCTTGTTTCCTCGGTATGTAATGATGAAAAAAAAGCGCTTGGGATTTCCGGCGCCATCACCTTCGGATTCTTCACTCTGGATCTGCTAGGTAAAATAAGCGATAAGCTGGAAGGGTTACGTTACCTGACCCTATTCTCCTTCTATCAGCCCGGTAAAATCGTTCAAGGCAACGTGGAGATTATTCAGGTTTCTAGTTGGTTACTGTTGATCGGTGTCCTCGCTTTTGCCTTAGGAATCGAGCTGTTCAAACGACGGGATCTTTCATTATAA
- a CDS encoding carbohydrate ABC transporter permease: MSNQAVNGLDNRPVVNRTGKVKGSSNVSISKYVSYAFLIILCVIWIIPVIFGISTSFRSQTEVVSSGFRLFPETWVFENYVTILNNTSTAPILRWLGNSLFIATTHTILVVIVISITGFGYTRINFKGRDTLFFTLLGISFFPGVVNLIPSYKIIDSFGWVNTSWAMIIPGLAGMGNIFLVRQFMNGIPKELDESAKVDGASDFRIFAQIILPLVKPILIVCGLFSFTGSWNDFLWPVIVYTDVDKMPVTAGLLLLQDIYGNYRMIGQLMGSAILAIIPTLLLFIFAQKYFVQSINLNSGIKG, translated from the coding sequence ATGTCAAATCAGGCGGTAAATGGCCTAGATAATCGTCCAGTTGTAAACAGAACAGGCAAAGTAAAAGGATCATCCAATGTTAGCATTTCAAAATATGTATCATATGCTTTTTTGATTATCCTTTGTGTGATTTGGATTATTCCAGTTATATTCGGGATTTCCACGTCTTTTAGATCACAAACGGAAGTGGTTTCCTCAGGCTTTAGACTGTTTCCTGAAACATGGGTTTTTGAGAACTATGTTACGATTCTGAACAATACTTCTACAGCCCCGATTCTACGTTGGTTAGGCAATTCATTGTTTATTGCTACAACCCACACGATCCTGGTGGTTATTGTGATTTCGATTACAGGCTTTGGTTATACCCGTATTAACTTTAAAGGAAGAGACACACTGTTCTTTACTTTGCTAGGGATTTCCTTCTTCCCCGGTGTTGTTAACTTGATTCCTTCTTATAAAATTATCGATTCCTTTGGTTGGGTGAATACTTCTTGGGCAATGATTATTCCTGGTCTTGCGGGTATGGGGAATATCTTCTTGGTCAGACAGTTTATGAACGGTATTCCAAAAGAATTAGATGAGTCTGCAAAGGTTGATGGTGCTAGTGACTTTAGAATTTTCGCACAAATTATATTGCCGTTAGTGAAGCCGATTCTGATAGTTTGCGGATTATTCTCTTTTACGGGATCTTGGAATGACTTCCTCTGGCCGGTTATCGTTTACACAGATGTAGACAAAATGCCGGTTACAGCTGGTTTGCTCTTACTTCAAGATATCTACGGAAACTATCGTATGATCGGGCAATTAATGGGATCGGCGATCTTGGCGATTATTCCAACCTTGCTGCTATTTATATTTGCTCAAAAATACTTCGTTCAATCTATTAACTTGAATTCAGGTATAAAAGGGTAG
- a CDS encoding ArsR family transcriptional regulator, with amino-acid sequence MQLEIDKSSLIVYEALASEVRIKIIQLLSKNKMNIKDLAEELKISSPIVTKHIKKLEDAGIIKTEKVPGKSGMQKISILRVDHIEINFPKKIFHSFASYETSVPIGHYTDYDLKPTCGLATEKEFIGRVDEPKYFMDSKRVDAEILWFTQGYVQYNIANFLKKDETLQQFEISLELSSEFPFANDVWPSDITFSLNGLELGTWTSPGDFADARGKFTPEWWPHNINQYGLLKTIRITNHNGTYIDGDPLSSVSIEDLDTDCDRWTFRIEVKEDAKHVGGATIFGKKFGNHNQDIIFKMYYL; translated from the coding sequence ATGCAATTGGAAATAGACAAGTCCTCTCTCATTGTTTACGAAGCCTTGGCAAGTGAAGTACGAATAAAAATCATTCAGTTACTCTCCAAAAATAAGATGAACATCAAAGATTTGGCAGAAGAACTTAAAATAAGCAGTCCTATCGTAACAAAACACATCAAAAAGTTAGAAGACGCAGGAATCATAAAAACAGAAAAAGTCCCTGGTAAATCAGGAATGCAAAAAATCTCAATTCTTAGAGTCGATCATATTGAGATTAACTTCCCTAAAAAAATCTTTCATTCCTTTGCCTCCTATGAGACATCCGTGCCGATTGGTCATTATACGGATTATGATCTGAAGCCTACATGCGGACTTGCCACAGAGAAAGAGTTTATCGGCAGAGTAGACGAACCTAAGTATTTCATGGATTCCAAAAGAGTCGATGCAGAGATTCTGTGGTTTACCCAAGGTTATGTTCAATACAATATTGCGAATTTTCTAAAAAAAGATGAAACCTTGCAGCAATTCGAAATTAGCTTAGAGCTTTCTTCCGAATTCCCGTTTGCTAATGATGTATGGCCTTCAGACATCACTTTCTCCTTAAATGGATTGGAATTAGGAACTTGGACAAGTCCTGGGGATTTTGCGGATGCAAGAGGGAAATTCACACCAGAATGGTGGCCGCACAATATTAACCAATACGGATTACTAAAAACAATTAGGATTACCAATCACAATGGAACATACATTGACGGTGACCCACTGTCATCCGTTTCAATTGAGGATTTAGATACAGATTGTGACCGCTGGACTTTCCGGATCGAAGTAAAAGAAGATGCAAAACACGTCGGAGGCGCAACCATTTTCGGAAAGAAATTCGGAAATCATAATCAAGATATCATTTTCAAAATGTATTATCTTTAA
- a CDS encoding LamG-like jellyroll fold domain-containing protein — protein MRKTTRKLTASLLALTLLVPAPLISAASASDSKATVQSTQQQAVDYMGHWAQKDFQSWVNKGLISGYGNGIYKPNQEITRAEWVILINRVFNLQEKSNIAFTDVLETGAYYSDIQKAAAAGYVSGYSDGTFRPDQVVSRQEAAVMLHRLFQLNSSANTSAPKDVEALPSWSQEAVLSLFGEGYLNGYSDGSFKGAKAVTRAEALRMIETLGGEITSKSGIYTGITTRNMVISSPGVELNNSTISGNLYLTEGIAEGDITLNNVTVKGTVYVSGGGENSIVLSNSNAADMVVDKHNGMLRVVTKGTSAVPSVRVHSGVTLEEDATLTGAGFGRVIIENTLPNDSIINLRGNFDSAEVRALGVPTLHLAAGNITEVTLNQLAKLRVDAGAAIKNLILGINDIITIQGTGKVGFDSKYNNLIKFETPTPTATATSGSGGSGSGESDGGAVATPTPTPTPTPTPTATATPTATPSPGATAPALTNVSVHDPSVAVDKGTYYVFGSHIDAAKSDDLLNWTRFTNGYTTPGNVLFGDLSANLAESFKWAGENDSDSKGGFSIWAPDVFWNDDYKNADGTTGAYMMYYSASSTYIRSAIGFATSQNIEGPYTYGNTVIYSGFTKEEDYDTNSKINKKWTNTNIQKLIDNGTLEGASPDWFDAGGSYKNKMYTNAIDPTLFYDKDGKLWMTYGSWSGGIFILEIDPATGEPKYPGKDGKTADGRLIDRYFGTHISGGMTKSGEGPYIVYDKNTGYYFLYVTYGGLASDGGYNMRQFRSTNPDGPYVDAAGQSAVLATSTDHSAIGNKVLGNFMFTNLNSDPEFQTYGYVASGHNSVNYDEGTGKIFNFFHTRFPQRGETHELRVHQMFTNEDGWPITSPHRFTGETITAVKVEDVANAYQFVNHGKDTSAKIKSTADIELRSDGTITGSVTGSWELKGEYYADLLLNETENGATVQNLYKGVFVKQWDSSRQSNVMTFTAMSNKGVTVWGSQIELLSTDQIVSNIKDSLSLGNTSKVYKNLTLPTEAVRGTVITWSSSNEAVVGNDGSVTRPEKGPGNATVELTATIALGESVATKTFTIVVMELTGNVLEDGLVAAYDFEGDLSENGDRTDKGTITGNRINNTGGNITYETGEVGLAAKFDGSSGIRLPNGLIKGNTYTVGMWLNPQELTPFTTAFFGATTDTNWISLLPYGNGGATTRMWFGSQTFHDAEAGMQIPVNQWSHIAFTYDAGTVKLYVNGVLKYTGKGFTDVFDSADAVFALGVNYWDIPYKGLIDNLRVYESALSAEAVDLLVNGEPDSNVKVSTISISDAEMDVAVGNIFTPQVKVMPTNAGNKNLTWSSSDPSAVSVDATTGTVTALTVGGEAVITATATDGSGVSADYKVTVTDGKVAYYAFDGNLDDSLQLVGTGQVTGIKIESPTVGNITYGSGITNQAAVFDGVSGIRLPNGLINSNTYTVSMWLNPEQLTDATTTFFGAASINSWISFVPQNGGGKTLLWSGEAWYDAVSAMKIPENKWTYVAFTVNNGTVKVYLDGVEQFSGEGFPNVFKSKNGVFALGVNYWDAPYKGMVDELKIYSRALKSDEILTEYNSNVN, from the coding sequence TTGAGGAAAACAACTCGTAAACTAACCGCTTCACTTCTTGCACTCACACTGCTAGTACCCGCACCTTTAATTTCAGCAGCTTCTGCAAGTGATTCCAAAGCGACCGTGCAATCCACACAACAACAGGCTGTCGATTATATGGGCCACTGGGCACAAAAAGATTTTCAATCCTGGGTGAATAAGGGCTTAATTTCAGGCTATGGGAATGGAATTTACAAACCGAATCAAGAGATCACCCGCGCAGAATGGGTCATATTGATCAATCGGGTCTTTAATTTGCAGGAAAAATCAAACATTGCCTTCACGGATGTACTGGAAACAGGCGCTTATTACAGCGATATCCAGAAAGCGGCAGCGGCAGGATATGTATCAGGATATAGTGATGGCACTTTCCGACCAGATCAGGTAGTAAGTCGTCAAGAAGCCGCGGTTATGCTGCACAGACTATTCCAGCTTAATTCTTCTGCAAATACCTCTGCACCAAAAGACGTTGAAGCCTTACCTTCATGGAGCCAAGAAGCTGTATTATCTTTATTTGGTGAAGGTTATTTGAATGGTTATAGTGACGGCAGCTTTAAAGGCGCAAAGGCCGTAACAAGAGCGGAAGCACTGCGCATGATTGAGACGTTGGGCGGGGAAATCACTTCTAAGAGTGGGATTTATACGGGGATTACCACTCGAAATATGGTTATTAGTAGCCCGGGTGTTGAGTTGAACAACTCCACCATCTCCGGAAACCTGTACCTTACCGAAGGTATTGCAGAAGGCGATATTACGCTAAATAACGTCACTGTTAAAGGAACAGTATACGTATCCGGCGGCGGCGAAAATAGTATCGTACTTAGCAACTCTAATGCAGCCGACATGGTCGTAGATAAGCATAATGGGATGCTCCGCGTCGTTACTAAAGGAACAAGTGCCGTACCAAGCGTACGTGTACATTCCGGTGTAACGCTTGAAGAAGATGCTACTTTGACGGGAGCAGGCTTCGGTCGGGTTATTATCGAGAATACGCTCCCTAACGATTCAATCATCAACCTGAGAGGAAACTTTGATTCTGCTGAGGTACGAGCGTTAGGAGTACCTACACTACATTTAGCTGCAGGCAATATTACTGAAGTTACTTTGAACCAATTAGCCAAGCTGCGTGTAGATGCTGGTGCAGCAATCAAGAATCTTATCCTTGGCATAAACGATATAATTACTATCCAAGGCACTGGGAAGGTTGGCTTTGACAGTAAATACAATAACCTAATCAAATTTGAAACGCCTACTCCGACAGCTACGGCAACGTCTGGTTCTGGTGGATCAGGTTCTGGTGAATCTGACGGCGGTGCTGTTGCTACACCTACTCCTACTCCTACTCCTACTCCTACTCCTACGGCTACAGCGACTCCTACCGCAACGCCGAGTCCGGGAGCTACGGCACCAGCACTCACCAATGTCTCTGTACATGATCCATCGGTGGCTGTAGACAAAGGAACGTATTATGTATTCGGGTCTCATATCGACGCGGCCAAATCGGATGATCTGCTGAACTGGACTCGTTTCACAAATGGGTACACAACACCGGGCAACGTACTCTTTGGTGATCTTTCCGCGAATCTGGCAGAATCCTTTAAATGGGCTGGTGAGAACGATTCTGACAGTAAAGGTGGATTCTCCATATGGGCTCCAGACGTTTTCTGGAATGATGATTATAAGAATGCGGACGGAACCACTGGCGCTTATATGATGTATTACAGTGCTTCTTCCACTTACATCCGCTCAGCGATCGGCTTTGCCACTTCGCAAAATATTGAAGGTCCTTACACCTATGGAAATACCGTAATTTATTCCGGTTTCACCAAGGAAGAGGATTACGATACAAACAGCAAAATCAATAAAAAATGGACCAACACTAATATTCAGAAGCTTATTGATAACGGAACATTAGAAGGTGCCAGCCCCGATTGGTTTGACGCAGGCGGTTCTTATAAGAACAAAATGTATACAAATGCAATTGACCCGACGTTATTCTACGATAAAGATGGCAAGCTGTGGATGACTTATGGATCATGGTCAGGCGGCATATTTATTCTAGAAATCGATCCAGCTACCGGCGAGCCTAAATATCCGGGTAAAGATGGTAAGACCGCTGATGGACGTCTAATTGACCGATATTTCGGTACCCATATTTCAGGCGGTATGACCAAATCGGGTGAAGGCCCATATATCGTTTACGACAAGAATACAGGTTACTACTTCTTGTATGTAACTTATGGAGGACTAGCGTCCGACGGTGGTTACAACATGCGGCAATTCCGTTCAACAAATCCGGACGGCCCTTATGTGGATGCTGCCGGACAGAGCGCAGTACTCGCAACAAGCACTGACCATTCAGCGATTGGCAACAAAGTGCTCGGGAACTTCATGTTCACCAATCTGAATAGTGATCCTGAATTCCAAACCTACGGCTATGTAGCATCAGGCCATAATTCAGTAAATTACGACGAAGGGACCGGTAAAATCTTCAACTTCTTCCACACTCGTTTCCCGCAGCGTGGCGAAACACATGAGCTTCGTGTGCATCAAATGTTCACAAACGAAGATGGATGGCCAATCACTTCACCTCACCGTTTCACAGGTGAAACGATCACAGCTGTTAAGGTGGAAGATGTTGCCAACGCTTATCAGTTCGTGAATCATGGGAAAGATACTTCTGCTAAAATCAAATCTACAGCAGATATCGAACTGCGCAGTGATGGAACCATTACAGGATCCGTAACCGGTTCTTGGGAGCTAAAAGGAGAGTATTACGCTGACCTACTCCTCAATGAAACAGAAAACGGAGCTACAGTACAAAATCTCTACAAAGGTGTATTCGTGAAGCAATGGGATTCCTCTCGTCAGAGCAATGTTATGACTTTCACAGCCATGTCCAATAAGGGTGTTACCGTCTGGGGCAGCCAAATTGAACTGCTGAGCACGGATCAAATTGTATCCAATATTAAAGATAGCTTAAGCTTGGGTAACACAAGTAAAGTATACAAAAATCTTACGCTCCCAACTGAGGCTGTAAGAGGTACCGTAATTACATGGTCATCTTCCAATGAAGCCGTAGTAGGAAACGATGGTTCAGTTACTCGTCCTGAAAAAGGACCCGGAAACGCAACTGTTGAACTTACTGCTACGATTGCACTGGGTGAGTCTGTTGCAACTAAAACCTTTACTATCGTTGTAATGGAACTGACCGGCAATGTGCTGGAAGACGGTTTGGTGGCCGCGTATGATTTTGAAGGAGATCTTTCAGAGAACGGAGATCGTACGGATAAGGGTACAATTACCGGCAATCGGATTAATAATACTGGTGGGAACATCACCTATGAGACAGGTGAAGTTGGTCTTGCAGCTAAATTCGACGGTAGCTCCGGTATTCGCCTGCCAAATGGTTTGATTAAAGGCAACACCTACACAGTAGGCATGTGGCTTAACCCACAAGAATTGACTCCATTCACTACAGCCTTCTTTGGTGCTACAACAGATACGAATTGGATTAGTCTCTTGCCTTATGGAAACGGTGGAGCTACTACCCGGATGTGGTTTGGTAGCCAAACCTTCCACGATGCAGAAGCCGGCATGCAGATTCCAGTTAACCAATGGTCGCATATAGCTTTCACTTACGATGCCGGGACTGTGAAGCTCTATGTAAACGGAGTATTGAAGTACACTGGAAAAGGATTTACGGATGTATTTGACAGCGCGGATGCAGTATTCGCCCTGGGTGTTAACTATTGGGATATCCCTTACAAAGGGCTGATTGATAACCTGCGTGTTTACGAAAGTGCACTTTCCGCTGAAGCTGTAGACTTGCTAGTAAACGGTGAGCCTGACAGCAATGTTAAAGTAAGTACGATATCTATAAGTGATGCAGAAATGGATGTGGCTGTAGGGAATATCTTTACTCCTCAAGTAAAAGTAATGCCTACCAATGCCGGAAATAAGAATCTTACTTGGAGTTCTAGTGATCCTAGCGCCGTTTCAGTTGATGCTACAACCGGAACCGTAACAGCACTAACGGTCGGTGGCGAAGCAGTGATTACTGCTACTGCTACTGATGGTAGTGGTGTCTCAGCAGACTATAAGGTAACAGTTACGGATGGAAAAGTAGCCTATTATGCTTTTGATGGAAACCTTGATGACTCCCTCCAGTTGGTCGGTACTGGCCAGGTTACGGGAATAAAAATCGAGTCACCAACTGTAGGTAACATCACTTACGGTAGCGGTATCACTAATCAAGCAGCAGTATTTGACGGTGTTTCCGGGATCCGGTTACCTAATGGATTAATTAACAGTAATACCTATACCGTATCTATGTGGTTAAACCCTGAGCAGCTTACTGATGCAACGACAACTTTCTTCGGTGCTGCTTCGATAAACAGCTGGATCAGCTTCGTTCCACAGAACGGCGGAGGTAAAACCCTGCTATGGTCTGGCGAGGCATGGTATGATGCTGTTTCCGCTATGAAGATTCCAGAAAATAAATGGACGTATGTAGCGTTTACGGTCAACAACGGTACCGTGAAGGTATACCTCGACGGAGTTGAGCAATTCTCTGGTGAGGGCTTCCCGAATGTGTTTAAGAGCAAGAATGGTGTATTCGCTCTGGGCGTCAACTATTGGGATGCACCTTACAAGGGAATGGTTGATGAACTGAAGATTTACAGCAGAGCACTCAAATCAGACGAAATACTGACAGAGTATAACTCGAATGTAAATTAA
- a CDS encoding family 43 glycosylhydrolase encodes MREFNAKNPLIEQRADPWIYKHTDGYYYFIASVPEYDRIELRRSESIQGLAEAEGKTIWVKHETGLMSANIWAPEIHYIDGKWYVYFAAAHTSDTKDGLFDHRMFAIENSSANPLEGEWVEKGQIKTKWESFALDATTFEHKGVRYYVWAQKDPDIPGNSNMYISEMANPWTLKGEQVCITTPEYEWEKIGFLVNEGAAVLKRNGRIFMTFSASATNHNYCMGLLTADENSDLMDPKSWVKTPEPVFTTSEENGQYGPGHNSFTVSEDGTQDILVFHARSYKEIVGDPLYDPNRHARVQVIQWNEDGTPNFGVPRPDTKS; translated from the coding sequence ATGAGAGAATTCAATGCCAAAAATCCACTTATTGAGCAAAGAGCAGATCCTTGGATCTATAAACATACAGATGGATATTACTATTTCATAGCATCAGTTCCAGAGTACGATAGAATCGAACTTCGTCGTTCTGAGTCCATTCAGGGATTAGCTGAGGCTGAGGGGAAGACAATTTGGGTTAAGCATGAAACAGGATTAATGAGCGCCAACATTTGGGCACCTGAGATTCACTATATTGATGGAAAATGGTACGTATATTTTGCGGCTGCACATACCTCTGATACGAAAGATGGCTTGTTTGACCATCGCATGTTCGCCATAGAAAATTCATCCGCAAATCCTTTGGAAGGTGAATGGGTGGAAAAGGGTCAAATCAAAACGAAATGGGAATCCTTTGCCCTGGATGCAACGACTTTCGAACACAAAGGGGTTAGATACTACGTTTGGGCACAAAAGGATCCTGATATCCCTGGAAATTCTAATATGTATATCTCTGAAATGGCCAATCCTTGGACATTAAAAGGAGAACAGGTGTGCATTACCACGCCTGAATATGAATGGGAAAAAATCGGATTCTTGGTGAATGAAGGTGCGGCAGTTCTTAAGCGTAATGGACGTATTTTCATGACTTTCTCAGCAAGTGCAACCAATCATAACTATTGTATGGGGTTGTTAACCGCTGATGAGAATAGTGATTTAATGGATCCGAAATCATGGGTCAAAACACCAGAACCCGTGTTTACGACTTCTGAAGAAAACGGTCAATATGGTCCGGGACATAATAGCTTTACAGTCTCAGAAGATGGCACACAGGATATCCTAGTGTTCCATGCAAGAAGCTATAAGGAAATTGTAGGAGATCCGTTATATGATCCTAATCGGCACGCGCGTGTGCAAGTGATCCAGTGGAATGAAGATGGAACGCCAAACTTTGGTGTCCCTAGACCGGATACGAAATCTTAA
- a CDS encoding sugar ABC transporter permease codes for MKKKINWAPAFFVGPHVILFAVFILLPTIYGIYASFTKWNLMSDPVWVGFDNYKAILFDGKSTFHTQFFRGLKNTLIFVGLSVPLLIVIPLMVAVALEHKKVKMKSLIQSILYIPGLISISAAALIWLLIFNKQLGITGNLFGSQIAWPANQPYAWIIIIVITLWGGIGGNMIIYRASLSGVAQELYESAELDGAGSIKRFTSITLPSIRFPLIYTFVMTTAGAFNVFGQPLMMTDGGPRQSTHVLMMYIRQLAFGNGESIAGMASAMAVLLGLVILVISALQYYVMNRNAT; via the coding sequence ATGAAAAAGAAAATAAATTGGGCACCTGCCTTCTTTGTAGGTCCGCACGTCATTTTGTTTGCAGTCTTCATTTTATTGCCAACGATTTATGGGATTTATGCTTCATTTACAAAGTGGAATTTAATGAGTGATCCAGTTTGGGTAGGCTTTGATAACTATAAGGCTATTCTTTTTGATGGCAAATCAACGTTTCATACTCAATTTTTCAGAGGTCTGAAAAATACGTTGATCTTTGTGGGTCTCTCTGTTCCATTATTAATAGTTATCCCATTAATGGTCGCTGTTGCACTGGAACATAAAAAAGTTAAAATGAAGAGCTTAATTCAATCTATTCTCTATATTCCAGGCTTGATTTCAATTTCTGCGGCTGCACTAATCTGGCTTTTGATCTTTAATAAGCAACTAGGGATTACCGGGAACTTGTTTGGATCACAAATTGCTTGGCCTGCAAATCAGCCGTATGCGTGGATTATCATCATTGTAATCACACTATGGGGTGGTATTGGGGGCAACATGATTATTTATCGTGCTTCCTTAAGTGGCGTTGCGCAAGAGTTATATGAATCGGCCGAGCTTGATGGTGCGGGTTCAATTAAAAGATTCACAAGTATTACCTTGCCATCTATTCGTTTTCCATTAATCTATACCTTTGTTATGACAACTGCTGGAGCCTTCAATGTATTCGGCCAACCGTTAATGATGACCGATGGCGGGCCTCGACAAAGTACACACGTACTCATGATGTATATTCGTCAATTAGCTTTCGGTAACGGTGAATCCATTGCAGGGATGGCATCGGCGATGGCAGTGTTATTGGGATTAGTGATCTTGGTGATCTCAGCGCTGCAATATTATGTAATGAACCGAAATGCTACATAA
- a CDS encoding extracellular solute-binding protein: protein MKKKFGVVLATVLMLTTVLAGCGGKDDSKTITFWTPLTGDDGAYMDQIVKDYNATNPEIKVKHVITADMYTKISTVLASKKGVPDLAIIHADRVPGFVKQGVLEPMQDTVLPAQPELKAENYLPQAWNTGNIDGTQYTVPLDIHSNVMYYNKDLLKKYNAESFLDDNVVTIDEMLSLKGKLDEGDYVVNDALLGWVILAQIQNLGGDIQVDGKPAVNSPVFKQAFEDVKKIADAGLMTPFGEDGYLMFQSQNVLFSTDGTWSSTAHAGVEGLNFGVTNIYSPTADKFTNRSSSHLFAMLKNDKRTDEKEVGIANFLEYVRTNSMEWAKAGQNVASNVVNQSPEYQNYMQSFFTSNEKEIESLYIYTYQYYPYIAEAVDTYCADIVRGNVDLDETLATMQKFVEDKIAESSSAAK from the coding sequence ATGAAAAAGAAATTTGGAGTAGTATTAGCAACGGTTCTAATGTTAACGACAGTGTTAGCAGGATGTGGTGGTAAAGATGATAGTAAGACGATTACGTTCTGGACACCACTGACCGGTGATGATGGTGCTTATATGGATCAAATCGTTAAAGACTACAATGCAACGAATCCAGAGATTAAAGTGAAGCACGTTATTACAGCTGATATGTATACAAAAATTTCTACCGTTTTGGCTTCCAAGAAAGGTGTTCCTGATTTAGCAATTATCCACGCTGACCGTGTTCCTGGGTTTGTTAAGCAAGGTGTCTTAGAACCCATGCAAGATACCGTATTGCCAGCACAGCCTGAACTAAAAGCTGAGAATTACTTACCACAAGCTTGGAACACGGGTAATATCGACGGAACGCAATACACAGTACCTCTGGATATCCACAGTAATGTAATGTATTACAATAAAGATTTGCTCAAGAAATATAATGCGGAATCTTTCTTGGATGATAACGTTGTTACGATTGATGAAATGCTCTCCTTAAAAGGTAAATTGGATGAAGGCGACTATGTAGTTAATGATGCCTTGCTCGGATGGGTTATCCTGGCTCAGATTCAAAACTTGGGCGGAGATATTCAGGTGGATGGCAAACCCGCTGTTAATTCCCCAGTATTTAAACAAGCCTTTGAAGACGTTAAGAAAATTGCTGATGCTGGTTTAATGACACCATTTGGTGAAGACGGTTACTTGATGTTCCAATCCCAAAACGTACTCTTCTCCACAGACGGAACTTGGAGCTCTACAGCACATGCAGGAGTTGAAGGCTTGAACTTTGGTGTGACTAACATTTATTCTCCAACCGCTGATAAATTCACGAATAGATCTTCTTCTCACTTGTTCGCTATGCTTAAGAACGACAAGAGAACAGATGAAAAAGAAGTAGGTATTGCTAACTTCTTGGAATATGTACGTACAAACTCAATGGAATGGGCAAAAGCTGGTCAAAACGTAGCAAGTAACGTAGTTAACCAAAGCCCGGAATACCAAAACTACATGCAATCCTTCTTTACTTCTAATGAAAAAGAAATTGAATCCCTTTACATTTACACATATCAATACTACCCATACATTGCGGAAGCAGTAGATACTTATTGCGCAGATATCGTTCGCGGTAACGTCGATCTAGATGAGACCTTGGCAACTATGCAGAAGTTTGTAGAAGATAAGATCGCGGAAAGCAGCAGTGCAGCGAAATAA